From Prionailurus viverrinus isolate Anna chromosome B2, UM_Priviv_1.0, whole genome shotgun sequence, the proteins below share one genomic window:
- the PGBD1 gene encoding piggyBac transposable element-derived protein 1, which yields MDEAVPGPAPEGADSRVTVKEEDSPWEQVCSSWESSCHAQELCRLRFRQFSYRDVTGPRQALAQLHELCRQWLRPEMHSKEQILELLVLEQFLTVLPAELQAWVREHHPESGDEVVTALEDLEKDTGQQASVYTRGQDMHSLVTEYQGASSECQSLQLLPRVTALKCEPPELCQENPGEVSAEEAVSKDGLFKAKQETSEEIQEGAEASGAPNRDCMPQPPGTSVCTDRTVVHTNTLKDRHPGDLWARMHISSLEYAAGDITRKGRKKDKARVSELLQGLAFSGDSDVEEENKPETHPAPKRLKISNVPEKNWTKRDLKPNFPSWSALDSGLLNLKSEKLNPVELFELFFDDETFSLIVNETNNYASQKNVNLEVTVQEIRCLFGILLLSGFVRRPRRGMYWEISDTDQNLVKDAIRRDRFELIFSYLHFADNNHLDQKDKFTKLRPLIKQMNRNFLLYAPLEEHYYFDKTMCECFDSDQFLNGKPIRIGYKIWCGTTTQGYLVWFEPHQEESSVMVDKNLNLGLGGNLVMHFADVLLERGQYPYHLCFDSFFTSVKLVSALKKKGVRATGTIRENRTEKCPLMNVEHMKKMKKGYFDFQVEENEEIMLCRWHGDGIISLCSNAVGIEPASELSCADDEEIHQIAQPSIVKLYDECKEGVAKMDEIISKYRVRIRSKKWYSILVSYIIDVAMNNAWQLHRACNPDTSLDLLDFRRYVAHFYLENNANLSD from the exons ATGGATGAAGCTGTGCCAGGCCCCGCACCTGAAGGTGCAGACAGCCGTGTGACAGTGAAGGAGGAGGACTCCCCCTGGGAGCAGGTGTGCAGCTCTTGGGAAAGCAGCTGCCACGCCCAGGAGCTGTGCCGCCTGCGCTTCCGGCAGTTCTCCTACCGGGATGTGACTGGGCCCCGCCAGGCTCTGGCCCAACTCCACGAACTCTGCCGCCAGTGGCTGCGGCCCGAGATGCACAGCAAGGAGCAGATCCTGGAGCTGCTGGTGCTGGAGCAGTTCCTGACCGTCCTGCCCGCGGAGCTCCAGGCCTGGGTGCGGGAGCACCATCCGGAGAGCGGGGACGAGGTGGTGACGGCGCTGGAGgatctggagaaagacacaggacAGCAG GCTTCTGTCTATACTCGGGGACAGGACATGCACTCGCTGGTGACAGAGTATCAGGGAGCCTCTTCAGAATGTCAGAGCCTCCAGCTCCTGCCCAGGGTAACTGCCTTGAAGTGTGAACCTCCAGAGCTCTGCCAAGAGAACCCCGGAGAAGTGAGTG ctGAAGAAGCTGTAAGTAAAGATGGATTGTTTAAGGCAAAGCAAGAAACTTCTGAAGAAATACAGGAAGGTGCTGAGGCCTCAGGAGCGCCCAACAG aGATTGTATGCCCCAGCCACCTGGTACCTCAGTCTGTACTGACAGGACAGTTGTACATACGAACACCCTGAAGGACCGTCACCCAGGTGACTTGTGGGCCCGAATGCACATCTCCTCCTTGGAATATGCTGCAGGAGACATTACccgaaaagggagaaaaaaggacaaagcTCGAGTGAGTGAACTGCTCCAAGGCCTTGCATTTTCTGGTGACTCAGATGTAGAAGAAGAGAACAAGCCTGAGACCCACCCTGCTCCAAAAAGGCTAAAGATATCAAACGTCCCAGAGAAGAATTGGACCAAAAGAGACCTTAAACCCAACTTTCCAAGCTGGTCAGCACTGGATTCTGGACTTTTGAATCTCAAAAGCGAAAAGTTGAACCCAGTAGAactctttgaattattttttgatgACGAAACATTCAGCTTGATTGTCAATGAAACCAATAATTATGCATCTCAGAAAAATGTCAACTTGGAAGTCACAGTTCAGGAAATAAGGTGTCTGTTTGGGATCTTGCTTTTGAGTGGATTTGTGAGGCGTCCCAGAAGGGGAATGTATTGGGAAATCTCTGATACCGATCAGAACCTAGTCAAAGATGCAATTAGAAGGGACAGATTTGAATTGATTTTCTCGTACCTACATTTTGCAGATAACAACCACCTAGATCAAAAAGATAAGTTTACAAAGTTGAGGCCTCTCATAAAGCAAATGAATAGAAATTTCCTCCTCTATGCTCCCCTTGAAGAACACTATTATTTTGATAAGACAATGTGTGAATGCTTTGATAGTGACCAATTCCTGAATGGGAAACCTATTAGAATTGGCTATAAAATTTGGTGTGGCACAACCACACAGGGTTATCTGGTTTGGTTTGAGCCCCATCAAGAAGAATCATCTGTGATGGTGGATAAGAATCTTAACCTTGGTTTAGGTGGAAATCTAGTGATGCATTTTGCTGATGTCCTTTTAGAGAGAGGCCAATATCCCTATCACCTGTGTTTTGATAGCTTCTTTACAAGTGTCAAATTGGTGTCAGCCTTGAAGAAGAAAGGAGTGAGGGCAACAGGAACAATTCGCGAGAACAGGACTGAAAAATGTCCCCTTATGAATGtagaacatatgaaaaaaatgaagaaggggTATTTCGATTTCCAAGTCGAAGAAAATGAGGAGATAATGTTGTGTCGTTGGCATGGAGATGGCATCATCAGTCTGTGCTCCAATGCCGTAGGCATAGAACCGGCCAGTGAGCTAAGTTGTGCCGATGATGAGGAGATCCATCAGATAGCTCAACCGTCTATAGTGAAATTGTATGATGAATGCAAGGAAGGTGTAGCTAAAATGGATGAAATCATTTCCAAATACAGGGTGAGAATAAGAAGCAAAAAATGGTACTCAATTTTAGTGAGCTACATAATTGATGTAGCCATGAACAATGCATGGCAGCTACACAGAGCCTGTAACCCAGATACCTCTCTAGACCTCTTGGATTTTCGGAGATATGTTGCACATTTCTACTTGGAGAACAATGCTAATCTATCAGATTAA